One window from the genome of Ammoniphilus sp. CFH 90114 encodes:
- a CDS encoding prepilin-type N-terminal cleavage/methylation domain-containing protein, translating to MMRIKQNSGFTLLEVLVAVLLFSFVFLLFGAFFINSFTISTKQDSEVVAINLARQIAEQWKIGNECVNTGLDPNLITCKEQKINNRDYYPVVFLQDYPPIKLITVNIYSSSERISSNLLSTITLAED from the coding sequence ATGATGAGAATTAAACAAAATTCTGGATTTACATTACTGGAGGTCCTTGTGGCCGTATTGCTCTTTTCTTTTGTCTTCCTATTATTTGGCGCCTTTTTTATCAACAGTTTCACCATTTCTACTAAACAAGATAGCGAAGTGGTTGCGATTAATTTGGCTAGGCAGATAGCAGAACAGTGGAAAATTGGAAATGAATGTGTAAACACAGGACTTGATCCAAACCTTATTACATGCAAAGAACAAAAAATTAATAATAGAGACTACTACCCTGTAGTATTCCTTCAGGATTATCCACCTATTAAGTTAATAACGGTTAACATCTATTCAAGCAGTGAAAGAATATCATCCAATCTATTATCTACGATTACCCTTGCTGAGGATTAG